One Cucumis melo cultivar AY chromosome 8, USDA_Cmelo_AY_1.0, whole genome shotgun sequence genomic window, CCCaggtcagaagaggaaggctgagttGTAGTCTGCCGTAGCGCCACAGAGGAATCTGAGGTCAAGAGGTGTTTTCCAGCGACATCGCCAGGAGCTTGTTGCTGCAGGAAAGACTTTGAGAGAGCTACTTACTTGTCGTAGTTGTGGAAGATCTCATGGAAGACGTTGCTTAGCAGAAAGTGGAGTCTGTTACAAGTGTAAGCAACCAGGGCATATAGCTGACTTTTGTCTTCGAAAATTGCTTGAGACTACTTCGAACCAGACTTTCACTCTCTAGTAGGGAAGAGTATTTTCCACTACTCATTGGGAGGCCGAGCAAGCTAGtactgtggtgacaggtacgctccccaTCTTGGGATACTTCGCATTTGTGTTGTTTGACACTGGGTCATCTCATTCTTTCATATCCTCAATTTTTGTTCGGCATATATGTTTAGAAGTAAAAAATTTGGATAGTATACTATTGGTTTCTACCCCAACAAGAGAAGTTAtgttgtctaaagaaaagataaaagtatGTCATGTAGAGATAGAAAATCATGTGTTAGATGTAACTTTGCTAGTTTTAGACATGCGAGATGTTGATGTAAtcttaggcatggattggttaTCTGCCAACCATGCAAGCATAAACTGTTCCCACAATAAGGTAGTTTTTAACCCTCATTCAGCGGCTAGTTTCAAGTTTAAGGGGGCAGGGACTGTGGTCCGACCCAAATTTATCTTGGCTATGAAAGCCAATAAGCTGCTCAaccagggtacttggagtatcttggcTAGCGTGGTAGACATCAGAGAGCTTGAAGTTTCCTTGTCATCCAAGTCGGTGATGAGAAAATATCCCGACGTTTTTCCTGATGAGCTTTCAGAACTTCCACCTCCTAGGGAGATCGATTTTGCTATTGAGCTGGAGCTAGGCACTATTCCTATATCTAGAGCTCCTTACAGAATGGCATCAGCTGAGCTAAAAGAGCTAAAGGTCCAGTTGTAGAAGTTGTTAAACAAGGGTTTTATTCAACCTAGTGTGTCACCTTAGAGAGCACCAGTATTgttttgaagaagaaagatgggttAATGTGCCTTTGTATTGATTATAGAGAGCTGAATAAGGTGACAGTAAAGAACCGCTATCCATTGCCAAGAATTGATaacttatttgatcaactacAAGGAGCCACTGctttctctaagattgatttaTGTTCAGGCTAACATCAGCTAAGGATTAGCGacagtgatattcctaagactatttttcgttccagatatggacattacgagttcattgtaatGTCTTTTGGCTTGATCAATTCTCCTACTGTGTttatggatctgatgaacaaGATGTTTAAGAATTTCTTGGACActtttattatagtttttattCATGACATCTTGGTTTACTCTAAGACAGAGGTTGAGCATGAGAAGCATTTGcatcaggttttggagactcttcaaGCCAATAAGCTATATGCAAAGTTTTCTAAGTGCGAGTTCTGGCTAAAGGTGTCTTTTCTTGGCCATGTAGTATCCAGTGAGAGAGCCTCTATGGACCCACAGAAGATTGAAGTTGTGACCAGTTGGCCTCGACCTTCTACAGTTAATGAGGTTAGTAGTTTTCtaggtttagcaggttattatagAAGGTTCATGGAAGAtttctctcgtatagccagtcTGTTGACTCAATTGACCAGAAAGGGgtctccttttgtttggagtccaacatgtgagagtagtttccaggagcttaagcagaagtttgtgactgcaccagtccttaCAGTGTCAAATGGGTCTGGAAGTTTTCTGATCTACAGTGATGTCTTCAAGAAAGGACTAGGTTGTGTTTttatgcagcaaggtaaggtagttgcttatgcctttcgtcagttgaagagtcatgagcagcaCTACACTacccatgatttagagttggcagtaGCGGTTTTTGTACTGAAGATATAGAGACactacttgtatggtgaaaagatacagatttttactaaccataagagcctaaaatattttttcacccagaaggagttgaacatgagacagagaagatgacttgagttagtaaaggattatgactgcgagattatgtatcacccaggtaaggcgaatgtggtagctgatgcgcTTAGTCGAAAGGTGTCACATCCAGCAGCACTTATTATTGAGTAGGTCCCTTTGCttagagattttgagagagctgaGATTGTTGTTTTAGTAGGAGAATTTACCTCACAGTTAGCTCAGTTGTCAGTGCAGCCAAccttgagacagaggattattgttgctcagctaaatgacttatatttggttgagaagcgttgCCTGGCAGAAGTAGGGCAAGACGaggagttctccatatcctctgatggtggacttatGTTTGAGAGGCGTTTGTGCGTCCCAGCAGATAGTGCAGTTAAGATTGAGTTTTTGACAGAGGCTCATAACTCTCCATTTTCTATGCAtcctggaagtacgaagatgtaccaagacttGAAGCGAGTTTACTGGTGACgaaatatgaagagagaagtggcagacttcgttagtagatgcttggtatgccagcaggtgaaggcaccaagACAGAGGCAAGACAGATATACCAAGTCGTATGGCCACAAGAGATGGTGTAGTATTATCCAAAAAGAACATGGGTGACTTCATAAAAAGCACAAAAAGGGAATAGTTTGTTACAAATTTGACTCAAAAAAAGGTGACCACTCAAATAAACAAAACTAAATAAAGAATGGTGCATGACCTTGTTGAAGATCTCatattgaaaaatatcaaagagtcttacaatatttataatataaatgaGTTACCCTTCTCATTGCCAGTTTGTTTTAAGTTGAAAATTAATGTTATCTAATATGATATCAAGGACCATAATCCATTTGCAGACAAGTACAAATACAAACTATTGTAACTCAATTATAATAACCAACCTATTGCCCTAAACACCCTATAGTTGTTAGGTATCTTTAATTTGCGAGCATTTACACAAACTTAAGGAACggtttgtttttttagaaatgTAGATATATAACATGATGTTTAGGTGTTTGAAATTGTTAGATAACCATGTTTGATTTGTAGGAATATTGTTAAAGATATCTAAAAATACTAAGATGACTatatttattttagtatttGTACTGTGAATGtcttaaatttatataatgtTCCAATCAAGATGTTATGGCACTCGTTAGTTTAATATAAGATGAACTTACAACATATTCATCTTTGTTAATTTCAAtatctttttaaattaatatagttttcttagtttgttatatttaggaaagtttcccaaaatataatatatatatatatatatataaattaattaaattaaattaattaagaaattaagaaaattaggatattaagaaaaaaaatttaattttctcaACTTTCTCCCTCTCTCTTCAATTTATTTGTATTTCTCTTCAATCTTGGTGTGTCTTACAACTGCACCAAAAGCCACTATTTATAGGCAATCCACAAGTATGAGATGAATTACAAGATCACTAAGATTGAGTACTTGATAGACATATGACATGTATGTTAGATAGCTAATGAGTTGACATGTAGCTATGACCACTAAACACACTAACGAGCATTTATTTATATGAATAgtatttacaatatatattaattgaaagttaaatatatttttaagaaaatgggAAAGTGaaatatgtatttattttaattataaaataaaaaaaaagtgatatttatatacatatatataaagaaaaattcttaaaaataaaagatgatGCGCTTAATATGGAAATCTAGAAAACTTATATTTTAGGAGAACATCCAAAACTCACGAGATATTCTCCATATAGAGAGTATTATAGGATGCCTGAAAATCTCTAGATAACCGAACATCTTACATTATCACAAAAAAACTCGATAATCCAGATACTCACTCCATGATAATCGAT contains:
- the LOC127150662 gene encoding uncharacterized protein LOC127150662; the encoded protein is MSFGLINSPTVFMDLMNKMFKNFLDTFIIVFIHDILVYSKTEVEHEKHLHQVLETLQANKLYAKFSKCEFWLKVSFLGHVVSSERASMDPQKIEVVTSWPRPSTVNERCLAEVGQDEEFSISSDGGLMFERRLCVPADSAVKIEFLTEAHNSPFSMHPGSTKMYQDLKRVNSSDGPVRVQEKIWRSLKKLQRFFVTGEALSNLSTTLLHLAHHLPVSWLEALVVCEGLKALSLLNKVLHVEH